In Notolabrus celidotus isolate fNotCel1 chromosome 22, fNotCel1.pri, whole genome shotgun sequence, the genomic stretch gtctcaactatttctctagtgagaaacgaatgagaacaatttgaaacttgaatgaggctgaagtgagaatctcaattttgtctccagatacttagaagagaaagctttgagcagtaaaatgttcctctgggagGAGCTGCAGTTTGTGGCTCGCAGCTCTGAAAGGGTTAAGACTCCTCGTGTCCGTCAGTTAAAGAGCTTTAGAGAAACAGCTTCAttcagtctttaaatcacagctcAGATAAAAAAACTGAGTACAGCTTTAAAACAGTGTGACTTTAGATCTTACTGGTTAGTACACCAGATTTGAATGAGCCTCCTGTTTGTTTGGCCCTGTCTTCATCAGGACGCTCTTCAGTTTAAACCTTGATAAGTTTTCTTGCTGAGCATGAACTCATTTGATGAAGCGTCGCCCGGCCCTGACAGTACGTTAAACCGTGTATTTCTGTCCGACAGGGTTCGACGGACTCTCTGATTCAGAGGAACGCAGGATTGTTTTGGTGGGAAAGACCGGAGTGGGAAAGAGCGCTGCAGGAAACACCATCCTGGGCAGAGAGGCGTTCGAGTCGGAGCTGTCCCCGTGTTCCCAGACGGCTGAATGTCACAAAGCTAAAGGCTCCGTCGACAGTCGGAGGGTCGCCGTCATCGACACTCCAGGCCTGTTTGACACAAACTTCACCCAAGAGGAAGTGCTGCGGAGGATCAAGATGTGCATCTCTCTGTCAGCTCCGGGTCCTCATGCCTTCTTAGTGGTGCTTCAGCTGGGCAGGTTCACGCAGGAGGAGAAGGACACCATCAAGATGATCCAGATCACTTTTGGTGAAGAAGCTGCTGGATACACGATGGTGCTGTTCACACACGGAGACCAGCTCAGGAAGCAGACCATCGAGGGCTACGTGGCtgagagtcctgacctgaaggCTCTGATCCGGACCTGCTACAACCGATACCACGTCTTCAACAACGAAGTCAAAGACCCCGACCAAGTCAGCCAGCTGCTGGACAAAATCGACAAGATGGCCATGGCTAACGGAGGACGCTACTACACCAACGAGATGTTCCTGAAAGCAGAGGAGGCCATCCAGAAGGAGAAGGTCCGCCTCCTGAAGGAGATGGAGGAGCAGAGGCAGAAGGAGCTGAGCGCACTGAGAGCCAAGGTCGGAGAAGGAAGCACGTACCGCAGGGAGGAGCGGCTGGTGTACAAGAGATACGAGACTCGCGCCAGGAAGCAGGCGGAGAGATCCAACGACTTCATCGCTGCTCCCGCCATCCTGTTATCTGCGACCTGCGGCGCCGCTGTCGGAGGGATTATTGGCATCGCAGGAGGTCCCATCGGGATCGCAGTTGGAGTTGCAGCTGGAGCAgctgttggagctgcagttggaGCTTTATCAGTCCAGATCTCAGAGCGATGCAACGTTCAGTGAGAGGAACCGACCCGGTCCCTCGATAGCTCTGAAACTCTCACAGAAATATTAAACTCTGTGTCTTTACATACGATCCTGTTTCATTCCTGCTGGTTAGTAaatctacaaactgaagcacGCAGCGATGAGTCCACGCTCTGACTACAACACCAGAACTTCACTTTATATCAGAGAGATTTCCCCTTTCACCCTGAAATGATCGGAAAGTTTTATTTAGCCAAATTCATCCCACCTTATTGAACTCTGGTAACCtctgctttgttgttgttgttgttgttgttattgttgttgttgttgttgttgttgttgttgttgttgttgttgttgttgttgttgttgttgttccgaAAAACTACAAAGGCCGGCCACACACTAGACCACTGAAGACCAGATTAGGGCCTGATTTGGGacttcttttaaattattgttaatcCAAATAATCCTTGTGGAATTATTCACCCATAGTCTTTACCTTGTTCTTTACCATATACAGGGTGACTCTCCTTACTGTCAGAAATAggatttttatatttctgtttgtcGCTGTGAAACAGAGTCCACCATTCTTTTTTTCGAAGTCACGTTTGATCACATGATGTCTTTGAAATGGTTACCACAGACGTTGAGTGTGTTGTCAGATGGATcatctcgtgtgtgtgtgtgtgtgtgtgtgtgtttataggacTCAGCCAGACCTCAGACCACATTTTCCAattttcacttaattagtcaaaaaaaaacaattattcatatactgcaaacaatttgccatgtagtgcgtctgtgcctgcagtgtagtgactggcggagtaattcAGTACTCGTCCATGTACTCACCTGCGCTACacacccactgggtggcaataaagcacactaatgaccttgttagtttaagacaatagaattaatgatgcatgcgagaggtgtatgtgacaagacgtaggcgtacaacagtgatggataaatattcaaaaaggaaaaatgaaactccaaactgggccctggataaattctaacctggatgaagagcgtaatatgggcggtggaaaaggcaacttttatgagaaaaactacattggtgtctgcgagagctctcaaagcgagctacttagtagctgaactggtagccaaatcaaaaaggCCACACACTGTGTCaaagacattaatactacctgcaaaagccattgtaaatgagatgcttcgccctgacgcagttaaagaagtagccaaagcccctctctcagataaatagattcataaattgagagactaaatgtgtcattttgtaacacttttggttggtggtgtgactccggatttttttactgtaagaaatatgccttggctcaaaaaaggttgaaaaacactggtcTAATGTGTGGCCGGTCTGAGTGAGGTTAGttctacagagagagaaatctAAGTCTTTCGGACACGTGAATGCGTCCTCAGAGTGGAATGATAGAGTGGATCAGTCGGACTATAAGTTCACTTGTTAACCTTTAGTAACCTCTGCACTGACAAAGTTTGTTGAATTGATAATCACTTCATGATCACTGAAATAATCTGTATCTAAAGAATAACATGACCCTGCTTCATCTTTAACgtctttttatgtttgtaaATAAAGAACCAATCAGGATGGAGCACGGCTGATTATTGGTGTTGGACATAGATTCAGTGATTCATTATTTAGCAATCAATGGAAACAATTGAtctgaaaaatctaaatgttctctataaataataatgatcaccatattgttataataatatataataatatcaTTTATGaaattataaattataaattCACGAGATGTTTCTCTGCGGTGAAatactttaataaaataaactgtgttTATTATTCTGCTTCATTGGTGTTGGATCACTTAGATGAATTTGAAACCTTGAACATAAACACGCTAATCTTTATGTCTGAAGCTTAAAGCTCAAACAGTTCACACTCGTTGATTGAGAAGATAATAAACGTaggagttttgcataattagaggaaCAGCTGACATGACTTAAGGCCCTGCCTCAACTCAACGTCTCTGCCTGTAGTTAGGTCGACCAAAGCTAGGTTGaggtcaacatttccaatatggcgtccaCAGACGACAGGCTTCAAAATTCTGCTTCAGATACAAACGTGTGACGTCCAGGGAAAAATCAGAACATAGAGAGAAGGGACGAACACTGATGGACAGGATTAAACTTGTAGATGAGATGTTTGAGGCCATCTTGAATCCTCAGTAATTACATGTTGCATCAAAAGTAAAGGAGGGTTTTCCCGTGAAGAGACTCTGTGGGGTGAGTTGGGTCTTTGCATTAAATGAACCGTTTGCCTCTTTGATCAAAGACGACATAGGCGTCACCAGAAGGTCATTGATTTGTAAAGAAGCATCAGAAATAGGTGGAAAGCTGTAACACAGAGACgtttctgtgttttatgttcTCAGGATCTCGGAGGCAGAAGAAGAGCGACGCTCTCAGGATCATCCTGATTGGAAAGACCGGAGCGGGAAAGAGTGCCACAGGAAACTCCATCCTGGGCAGAGAGGCGTTTCAGTCCGAACTGTCCTCCTCCTCGTGGACGTTTCAGTGCAAGAGAGCTGATGGAGACGTGAGGGGTCGACAGGTGGCCATTATCGACACCCCAGGTCTGTTTGACACTAACTTTAATGAAGAGGAGCTGCTAAAGAGGATCCAGCCGTGCATGTCTCTGTCTGCTCCGGGTCCTCACGCCTTCCTGGTGGTTCTGCAGCTGGGCAGGTTCaccaaagaggagagggacaccATCAGGACCATTCAGTCCTATTTTGGTGAGGACGCAGCCAAATACTCTCTGGTGTTGTTCACACACGGGGACAAACTGAAGAAGCAAAGTATTGAAACCTTCATCTCGAAGAGCGAAGAGCTCAAAGGCCTCGTTGATATCTGCTACGGCAGATATCACGTCTTCAACAACCGAACCAACACCCAGGAACAGACCGATCAGCTGCTGGATAAGATCGACAAGATGATTCTGCAGAACGAGGGAGGATTCTACACGGGGAAGATGTTCAAAAGAGCAAAACAGGCGtcaaagaaggagaagaagagagttttAAAGGAGCAGAAGGAcgtagagaaggagaggaagaatgcTCTGAGGACTGAAGTGGCCCGAGATATGGGTTTGACAGAAGAGTCGAACAGACACAATAAATGTGTTCTGCAGTAAAACAGGGGATTCACCGGTTTCTACTACTGCTTCACTGCATTCAcacctcacactcacacatttttatttacagtctatgattcacaCACTGTAATGATAGCCTCAAACACTCTAATGAAAGCCTCAAACACTCTCTAACGATAGCCTCAAACACTCTAACGATAGCCTCAAACACTCTAACGATAGCCTCAAACACTCTCTAATGATAGCCTCAAACACTCTGATGATAGCCTCAAACACTGTCTAATGATAGCTCAGGTAACGGTATAGCCTCAAACAATATGTGATGATAGCTCAGGTAACGGTATAGCCTCAAACACTCTTTAATGATAGCTCAGGTAACGGTATAGCCTCAAACACTCTCTGATGATAGCCTCAAACACTCTCTAATGATAGCTGAGGTAACGGTATAGCCTCAAACACTCTCTGATGATAGCCTCAAACACTCTCTTATGATAGCTGAGGTAACGGTAAAGCCTCAAACAATATGTGATGATAGCTCAGGTAACGGTATAGCCTCAAACACTCTCTTATGATAGCTGAGGTAACGGTATAGCCTCAAACACTCTCTTATGATAGCTGAGGTAACAGTATAGCCTCAAACAATATGTGATGATAGCTCAGGTAACGGTATAGCCTCAAACACTCTCTTATGATAGCTGAGGTAACGGTATAGCCTCAAACACTCTCTTATGATAGCTGAGGTAACGGTATAGCCTCAAACACTGATGATGGCCTCAAACACTCTCTAATGATAGTTCAGGTAACGGTACAGTCTCAAATACTCTGTAATGATAACCTCAAACACCCTAATGATAGCCTCAAACACTCTAATGATAGTTCAGGTAACGGTATAGCCTCAAACACTCTGTAATGATAGCCTCAAACACTCTGTAATGATAGCTGAGGTAACGGTATAGCCTCAAACACTCTCTTGTGATAGCTGAGTTAACGGTATAGCCTCAAACACTCTAATGAAAGCTCAGGTAACAGTATAGCCTCAAACACTCTGCTGATAGCCTCAAACACTGTAATGATAGCTGAGGTAACGGTATAGCCTCAAACACTGTAATGATAGCCTCAAACACTACTGATAGCCTCAAACACT encodes the following:
- the LOC117806778 gene encoding GTPase IMAP family member 7-like, which codes for MSGAYYKGFDGLSDSEERRIVLVGKTGVGKSAAGNTILGREAFESELSPCSQTAECHKAKGSVDSRRVAVIDTPGLFDTNFTQEEVLRRIKMCISLSAPGPHAFLVVLQLGRFTQEEKDTIKMIQITFGEEAAGYTMVLFTHGDQLRKQTIEGYVAESPDLKALIRTCYNRYHVFNNEVKDPDQVSQLLDKIDKMAMANGGRYYTNEMFLKAEEAIQKEKVRLLKEMEEQRQKELSALRAKVGEGSTYRREERLVYKRYETRARKQAERSNDFIAAPAILLSATCGAAVGGIIGIAGGPIGIAVGVAAGAAVGAAVGALSVQISERCNVQ
- the LOC117806503 gene encoding GTPase IMAP family member 9-like produces the protein MASTDDRLQNSASDTNKKSDALRIILIGKTGAGKSATGNSILGREAFQSELSSSSWTFQCKRADGDVRGRQVAIIDTPGLFDTNFNEEELLKRIQPCMSLSAPGPHAFLVVLQLGRFTKEERDTIRTIQSYFGEDAAKYSLVLFTHGDKLKKQSIETFISKSEELKGLVDICYGRYHVFNNRTNTQEQTDQLLDKIDKMILQNEGGFYTGKMFKRAKQASKKEKKRVLKEQKDVEKERKNALRTEVARDMGLTEESNRHNKCVLHLIKAFADTQHAHPVSDTNCLQRTLPSVQCMLGYIPALRS